A stretch of the Thiomicrorhabdus xiamenensis genome encodes the following:
- a CDS encoding GatB/YqeY domain-containing protein, whose translation MASALKEQLTAEMKACMKAKDKARLGVVRALLAAIKQVEIDNQTTLEDDAEVLAILDKAMKQRKDSHQQYVDAERSDLAEQEAYEMSVIQDFMPQALTEDEISALIDEAMAETGAASMQDMGKVMGLLKPKMQGRADMGEVSKLIKAKLSA comes from the coding sequence GTGGCGAGTGCATTAAAAGAGCAGTTAACGGCAGAAATGAAAGCCTGCATGAAGGCAAAAGACAAGGCGCGCCTAGGTGTTGTGCGCGCGCTATTGGCAGCCATCAAACAGGTTGAGATTGATAATCAAACGACATTGGAAGACGATGCGGAAGTTCTTGCTATCTTAGACAAGGCAATGAAGCAGCGTAAAGATTCTCATCAGCAGTATGTGGACGCGGAGCGTTCGGATCTGGCTGAGCAAGAAGCCTATGAGATGTCTGTCATTCAGGATTTTATGCCGCAAGCGCTGACTGAAGATGAAATTTCTGCTCTAATTGACGAAGCGATGGCGGAAACCGGCGCCGCTTCAATGCAAGATATGGGTAAAGTAATGGGCTTGCTAAAGCCGAAGATGCAGGGACGCGCCGATATGGGTGAGGTCAGTAAACTGATTAAGGCAAAGTTAAGCGCTTAA
- the rpsU gene encoding 30S ribosomal protein S21: MPSVKIRDTEPFDVALRRFKRACEKAGVLTETRKREFYEKPTWARKRMKAAAVKRLAKRLARENRRTTRLY, translated from the coding sequence ATGCCAAGCGTAAAAATCCGTGATACAGAACCATTTGACGTAGCTCTACGTCGTTTTAAACGTGCTTGTGAGAAAGCCGGTGTATTGACCGAAACTCGTAAGCGTGAATTTTATGAAAAGCCAACTTGGGCGCGTAAGCGCATGAAAGCGGCTGCAGTTAAGCGTCTTGCTAAGCGCCTAGCTCGCGAAAACCGTCGTACTACTCGTCTTTACTAA
- a CDS encoding undecaprenyl-diphosphate phosphatase: MEPVLDWLQITVLALIQGLTEFLPISSSGHLILVPQLFGWQDQGLAFDVAVHIGTLSAVVLYFRNDIRLMITDWTRSLITRQPTSNSRLAWWVILATLPAIAFGFVINNGLEESLRNPLIIAATTIGFGILLWWSDIKGQKIRDEYSLSFKDITVIGFAQALALIPGTSRSGITITAALLVGLTPQAAARFSFLLSIPIILGAGILKLKDLLESAHPVQWQAMIGGTLISAISAYIVIALFLKWINRVGMAPFALYRLALGALLIYLFI, encoded by the coding sequence ATGGAACCCGTTTTAGATTGGTTACAAATCACCGTCTTGGCCCTGATTCAAGGACTGACCGAATTCCTGCCTATTTCCAGCTCCGGCCACCTTATTCTGGTGCCGCAGCTTTTCGGCTGGCAAGATCAGGGACTGGCGTTTGATGTTGCGGTGCATATCGGTACCTTAAGCGCAGTTGTCCTCTATTTCAGGAACGACATCCGGCTTATGATAACCGACTGGACGCGTTCACTGATCACCCGTCAACCGACATCAAACAGCCGTCTTGCATGGTGGGTGATTCTTGCCACCTTACCTGCGATCGCTTTCGGCTTTGTTATCAATAACGGGCTTGAAGAGAGCTTGCGCAATCCGCTGATTATTGCCGCCACAACGATCGGATTCGGTATCCTGCTGTGGTGGTCGGACATCAAGGGCCAAAAAATCCGTGACGAATACAGCCTGAGTTTCAAAGACATTACCGTAATCGGCTTCGCACAGGCTCTGGCTCTGATTCCGGGAACTTCTCGCTCCGGCATTACCATTACCGCAGCGTTACTGGTCGGCCTGACGCCTCAGGCTGCCGCCCGTTTCTCGTTTCTTCTGTCGATCCCGATCATTTTAGGCGCCGGAATTTTGAAGCTCAAAGACCTGCTGGAGAGTGCACATCCGGTCCAATGGCAGGCAATGATCGGCGGCACACTGATTTCCGCTATCAGCGCCTACATCGTCATTGCACTGTTTTTAAAGTGGATCAACCGGGTCGGCATGGCACCATTCGCCTTATACCGCTTAGCGCTTGGCGCGCTACTGATCTATCTGTTTATCTAG
- a CDS encoding FliG C-terminal domain-containing protein produces MEISAKHDESGEFLLEIGPVMFTLPYEVVESLHDVIAKRLSAGEQSSHAVLQKKLESYRTLANKMAQVDDRVVQKFAPLVSPEQLVTITRLASGEVLYNKVMRNLSKQNQRQFAEDYAAMDKITEAHACLYMEQLIPMIKRAAQEQKQIHEQLQETSRDL; encoded by the coding sequence ATGGAAATTTCGGCAAAACACGATGAGTCGGGTGAGTTTTTATTGGAGATCGGTCCGGTGATGTTTACTCTGCCGTATGAGGTGGTGGAGAGTTTGCATGATGTGATCGCCAAGCGCCTTAGTGCCGGTGAACAGAGCTCGCATGCGGTTCTGCAGAAAAAACTGGAATCCTACCGTACATTGGCAAATAAAATGGCGCAGGTCGATGATCGGGTGGTACAGAAGTTCGCGCCGCTGGTCAGCCCGGAGCAGTTGGTGACCATTACCCGTTTGGCCAGCGGTGAGGTTTTGTACAACAAGGTAATGCGCAATCTTTCAAAGCAGAACCAGCGTCAGTTCGCTGAGGATTATGCGGCGATGGACAAAATTACCGAAGCGCATGCTTGTCTGTATATGGAACAGTTGATTCCGATGATTAAACGCGCTGCTCAGGAGCAAAAACAGATACATGAGCAGCTTCAGGAGACGTCTCGGGACCTTTAA
- a CDS encoding 5-(carboxyamino)imidazole ribonucleotide synthase: protein MTPISKKVGVLGAGQLGRMLALAGYPLAQKFAFYGVSEDEPSALLGHMHMHSDEADNLKQLVDFADVITYESENTDVEMVREIAKTTPVYPGEKSLYVSQHRGREKNLLTDLGIPCAPFEVVDSLESLHNAVQKIGLPAVLKTTTEGYDGKGQAVLKSEDQVEKAWQQLGERELILEGFVDFARELSIIAVRNAHNEHVYYPLMQNVHHEGILRYTIAPARQISEDVQKQAEEYMHKLLDELDHVGVLTLELFETEDGLVANEMAPRVHNSGHWTIEGAETSQFENHVRAICGLPLGSTQPKQPLAAMVNIIGETGPVEEVLKMPKAHLHLYDKAERTGRKLGHINLMAENEDELYQMMQQLSAFLPQ, encoded by the coding sequence ATGACCCCGATCAGTAAGAAAGTAGGTGTTTTAGGTGCCGGTCAGCTGGGACGAATGCTGGCTTTGGCTGGCTACCCGCTCGCGCAGAAATTCGCTTTTTATGGCGTAAGTGAAGACGAACCGTCGGCTTTGTTGGGCCATATGCATATGCATTCGGACGAAGCGGATAACCTGAAGCAGTTGGTCGATTTTGCCGATGTTATTACCTATGAGAGTGAGAATACCGACGTTGAGATGGTGCGCGAGATCGCCAAGACAACGCCAGTCTATCCGGGTGAAAAGTCGCTTTACGTTTCGCAGCATCGCGGTCGAGAAAAAAATCTGCTTACCGATCTGGGGATTCCGTGCGCACCTTTTGAAGTGGTGGATTCTCTGGAAAGTTTGCATAATGCCGTACAAAAAATCGGCCTTCCAGCTGTTTTGAAAACCACGACCGAGGGTTATGACGGCAAAGGTCAGGCGGTTTTGAAAAGCGAAGATCAGGTTGAGAAAGCCTGGCAGCAATTGGGTGAGCGCGAACTGATCCTGGAAGGCTTTGTCGATTTTGCCCGTGAACTGTCTATTATCGCGGTGCGCAATGCGCATAACGAGCATGTTTATTATCCGCTTATGCAGAATGTGCATCACGAAGGTATTTTGCGTTATACGATTGCGCCGGCACGCCAGATAAGTGAAGACGTACAGAAGCAGGCGGAAGAGTATATGCATAAGCTGCTGGACGAACTGGATCATGTCGGGGTGCTGACACTGGAGCTTTTCGAGACCGAAGATGGCTTGGTTGCCAATGAAATGGCTCCGCGCGTGCATAACTCCGGGCACTGGACGATTGAAGGAGCGGAAACCAGCCAGTTCGAGAATCATGTGCGCGCGATTTGCGGTTTGCCTCTGGGGTCGACTCAGCCTAAACAGCCATTGGCTGCCATGGTGAATATTATCGGTGAAACCGGTCCGGTTGAAGAGGTTTTAAAAATGCCGAAGGCGCATTTGCATCTTTACGATAAGGCGGAAAGAACGGGGCGTAAGCTAGGGCATATCAACTTGATGGCAGAGAACGAAGACGAGTTGTATCAGATGATGCAGCAGTTGAGTGCATTTCTCCCGCAATAG
- the tsaD gene encoding tRNA (adenosine(37)-N6)-threonylcarbamoyltransferase complex transferase subunit TsaD: MLVLGIESSCDETGIALYDGENGLLAHRLYSQVELHALYGGVVPELASRDHIRRIIPLIQDTLKAAERQISDLSGIAYTAGPGLIGALLTGASVARSLAFSLNIPAVGVHHMEGHLLAPMLEENKPQFPFICLLVSGGHSMIIRVDGIGRYRLLGDTLDDAAGEAFDKTAKLLDLGYPGGPEVSKLALQGNSERYKFPRPMVDRPGLDMSFSGLKTYTLNTWKQAQKENDATLQTKADICRAFEMAVADTLAIKCKRALEQEGLNRLVVSGGVSANREIREKLQNLMKKRRGEAFFPRLEFCTDNGAMIAYAGAQRLMAGEEQGLNFSATPRWSLEELPPIDF, from the coding sequence ATGCTTGTATTGGGAATTGAAAGTTCATGCGATGAGACCGGCATCGCGCTCTATGACGGCGAAAACGGATTATTGGCACACCGACTTTACAGTCAGGTTGAATTGCATGCGCTTTATGGCGGCGTCGTACCGGAGCTCGCTTCACGCGACCATATCCGCCGCATTATTCCTCTAATACAGGACACCTTAAAGGCGGCAGAACGACAAATCAGCGATCTGTCAGGCATTGCCTACACGGCAGGACCAGGGCTTATCGGCGCCTTATTAACCGGGGCTTCGGTTGCAAGGAGCCTCGCTTTTTCTCTGAATATTCCTGCCGTCGGCGTACATCATATGGAAGGCCACTTACTGGCTCCGATGCTGGAAGAAAATAAACCCCAGTTCCCTTTTATCTGCCTACTGGTCTCCGGTGGACACTCCATGATTATCCGCGTTGACGGCATAGGCCGTTACCGACTCTTAGGGGACACCCTCGACGATGCTGCAGGAGAAGCGTTCGATAAAACAGCCAAGCTTCTCGACCTCGGCTACCCCGGCGGCCCGGAAGTTTCCAAACTGGCTTTACAAGGCAATAGTGAACGCTACAAATTTCCGCGTCCAATGGTCGACCGACCGGGGCTGGATATGAGTTTCAGCGGGCTGAAGACCTACACCTTGAATACATGGAAACAAGCCCAAAAAGAGAATGATGCAACACTGCAAACCAAAGCCGACATCTGCCGTGCTTTTGAGATGGCGGTTGCCGACACTTTGGCAATCAAGTGCAAACGTGCTCTGGAACAGGAAGGACTGAATCGACTGGTCGTATCCGGCGGTGTCAGTGCCAACCGCGAAATCCGCGAAAAACTGCAAAACCTGATGAAAAAACGTCGTGGAGAAGCATTTTTCCCTCGTTTGGAATTCTGCACTGATAACGGCGCAATGATCGCTTACGCCGGCGCGCAGCGCCTGATGGCTGGTGAAGAACAGGGACTTAACTTTTCGGCCACACCGCGCTGGTCGCTTGAAGAACTCCCACCGATCGATTTTTAA
- a CDS encoding FliG C-terminal domain-containing protein, with protein MQVGIKKIHENEWQVHIGCAALKVDRFTLALLQITLEHLMALEQGEHHSTLQSYIKLGLRIKALSPSYLQKLLRELQSADLVILMRLAADETFNQMVMENSGGILSRQISDDLQDAVIPSEALCKDAIRRIVEKTFELEATGVIEFLDEETRYI; from the coding sequence ATGCAAGTCGGTATTAAGAAAATCCATGAAAATGAGTGGCAGGTACATATTGGCTGTGCCGCGTTGAAAGTCGACCGTTTTACGCTGGCGCTGTTACAGATCACATTGGAGCATCTGATGGCTTTGGAGCAGGGTGAGCATCATTCGACACTGCAAAGCTACATTAAACTCGGTTTAAGAATTAAAGCACTTAGTCCCTCTTATCTGCAGAAGCTGCTCAGAGAATTGCAGAGTGCCGACCTGGTGATTTTGATGCGTTTGGCCGCAGATGAAACTTTTAATCAGATGGTTATGGAAAACAGCGGGGGCATACTATCACGGCAAATCAGCGACGATTTGCAGGATGCAGTTATTCCTTCGGAAGCGCTATGCAAAGATGCGATTCGTCGCATCGTGGAGAAGACGTTTGAATTGGAGGCGACGGGTGTCATCGAGTTTTTAGACGAAGAAACGCGCTATATCTGA
- a CDS encoding class I SAM-dependent methyltransferase has translation MSKHKKLPAPSEEAKGYSEHLSQKIRTSIKRHGSLSFAQFMQKALYTPNLGYYSSSLPKIGKGGDFITAPEISPIFSRCLARQTQQVLEQLEEPNIIEFGAGRGIMAADILLEMQRLEQDIHRYYIVEISADLQQRQKAYLRETLSEELFNKVAWLEKLPATPISAVILANEVLDAMPFERLRIEPERALQGYVCYNEAKNEFDWDYQPITDSKLQRFANQLIKHIGKVSDLGYETEINLNLGPWLKSLSQILSKGLVLLIDYGYTREEYYQPARVMGTLRCHYQHRAHQNPFFYPGLQDITAHVDFTAVAEAGFDAGFRIAGYTTQANFLMGSGLLEMSVDPQADIGEQIKVAQQIKTLTMPDEMGENFKVIALSKQIDDGLIGFKVRDLRHQL, from the coding sequence ATGTCCAAGCACAAAAAGCTACCGGCGCCTTCTGAAGAAGCCAAGGGATACAGCGAACATTTAAGCCAGAAGATCCGTACCTCGATAAAACGTCACGGGTCGCTCAGTTTTGCACAATTCATGCAAAAGGCTCTTTATACGCCCAATCTCGGTTATTACAGTAGCAGCCTACCTAAAATCGGCAAAGGCGGCGACTTTATTACCGCTCCGGAAATTTCACCGATCTTTTCCCGTTGTCTGGCTCGTCAGACACAACAAGTACTTGAGCAGCTTGAAGAACCCAACATTATCGAGTTCGGTGCCGGGCGCGGAATTATGGCCGCGGACATCCTTCTGGAAATGCAGCGCTTGGAACAAGACATTCATCGTTACTATATTGTGGAAATCAGTGCCGACCTGCAACAGCGTCAGAAAGCCTATCTGCGCGAAACACTCTCCGAAGAGTTGTTCAATAAAGTCGCCTGGCTTGAAAAACTTCCTGCCACGCCAATCAGTGCGGTCATTCTGGCAAACGAAGTCCTCGACGCCATGCCATTTGAACGCCTGCGCATAGAGCCGGAGAGAGCCCTGCAGGGTTACGTCTGCTACAATGAAGCGAAAAACGAATTCGACTGGGATTACCAACCCATCACCGACTCCAAATTACAGCGTTTTGCCAACCAGCTGATCAAACATATCGGAAAGGTTTCCGATCTCGGCTATGAAACCGAAATCAACCTCAACCTCGGGCCTTGGCTGAAGAGCCTGAGTCAGATTCTATCCAAAGGACTGGTTCTCTTGATCGACTATGGCTATACCCGAGAAGAATATTACCAGCCGGCCCGGGTTATGGGGACTTTGCGCTGCCACTATCAGCACAGAGCCCACCAGAACCCCTTTTTCTATCCGGGACTACAGGATATAACCGCACACGTTGATTTCACCGCCGTCGCCGAAGCCGGATTTGATGCCGGCTTCCGCATCGCCGGCTATACAACCCAGGCAAATTTCCTGATGGGAAGCGGCCTGCTGGAGATGTCGGTTGACCCTCAGGCGGATATCGGTGAGCAGATTAAAGTTGCGCAACAGATCAAAACCCTAACGATGCCGGACGAAATGGGCGAGAATTTCAAGGTTATCGCTTTAAGCAAACAGATTGACGACGGCCTGATCGGCTTCAAAGTCCGCGATCTGCGCCACCAACTTTAA
- a CDS encoding VanZ family protein produces MRRLWLITGWGLIAGVFYLSVLTPYIPTIKVSNIDKAYHFIAYFALMIWFAQAYAANRRWIILLAIILFGILIEFIQPHYGRDFDIKDMLANSSGALMAWLISLQGGDFLYRRFTVKAQK; encoded by the coding sequence ATGCGACGCTTATGGCTGATAACCGGCTGGGGATTGATCGCCGGCGTTTTTTACCTTTCCGTTTTAACACCCTATATTCCCACAATCAAAGTGAGTAATATTGATAAGGCGTATCACTTTATCGCCTACTTTGCGCTGATGATCTGGTTTGCTCAGGCTTACGCAGCCAACAGACGCTGGATTATCCTGCTAGCAATCATACTGTTCGGCATCCTGATCGAGTTCATTCAACCGCATTACGGACGTGATTTCGATATAAAAGACATGCTCGCCAACAGTAGTGGCGCATTGATGGCGTGGCTGATCAGCCTGCAAGGCGGTGACTTCCTTTATCGCCGCTTTACCGTCAAGGCTCAAAAATAA
- a CDS encoding phosphate/phosphite/phosphonate ABC transporter substrate-binding protein gives MLDSPSLKQTEYAFAVHPLHNPSRLFELFNPLMEYLNAHIPEARFRLEASRDYSSYDQKLADASVEFALPNPYQTVTAIKSGHYRVFAKMGDDHNFRGIILVRKDSGIRKVTDLKGKTISYPAPTALAATMMPQYYLYQHGLNIKTDVNNIYVGSQESSIMNVLHGESDAGATWPPPWELLAQENPELKDKLEVKWQTDSLPNNGLIARSDVPQRLITQVQRLLSEMHTTPQGREILQTIYLSRFEIADDATYQPVKDFLENFRQKIRIPEEE, from the coding sequence GTGCTCGACTCTCCGAGTCTGAAACAGACAGAGTACGCCTTCGCTGTCCACCCTCTGCACAACCCTTCAAGGCTATTCGAACTTTTCAACCCACTGATGGAATATTTAAACGCGCATATTCCGGAAGCGCGCTTTCGCCTCGAAGCCTCGCGCGACTATTCCAGCTACGATCAAAAACTGGCCGACGCCTCGGTGGAATTTGCTTTACCCAACCCTTATCAGACGGTAACCGCAATCAAATCCGGACACTACAGAGTATTTGCCAAAATGGGCGATGACCACAATTTCCGCGGCATCATTCTCGTCAGAAAAGACAGCGGCATTCGAAAGGTAACCGATCTTAAAGGCAAAACCATCAGCTACCCTGCTCCGACAGCGCTTGCGGCAACTATGATGCCGCAGTACTATCTGTATCAGCATGGTCTGAACATCAAAACCGATGTCAACAATATCTACGTCGGTTCTCAGGAGTCCTCTATTATGAATGTCCTGCACGGAGAAAGTGATGCCGGCGCGACCTGGCCGCCCCCGTGGGAACTGCTGGCACAAGAGAACCCTGAACTGAAAGACAAGCTTGAGGTTAAATGGCAGACGGATTCTCTGCCGAACAACGGTCTCATTGCACGCAGTGACGTTCCGCAACGACTTATCACTCAGGTACAGCGCCTGCTGAGCGAAATGCACACCACCCCACAGGGCCGAGAAATTTTACAAACCATCTACCTCTCAAGATTTGAGATTGCGGACGATGCCACTTATCAGCCGGTAAAAGATTTCCTTGAAAACTTTCGGCAAAAAATCCGCATTCCCGAAGAAGAATAA
- the plsY gene encoding glycerol-3-phosphate 1-O-acyltransferase PlsY, whose amino-acid sequence MGYEIYLAVALSYLLGSVSAAIIVCRVMGLGDPREGGSGNPGATNVKRLYGNKPAAVTLFGDMLKGVIPVVLAYQLGFSNAEVFVIGFAAFIGHLYPLFFGFRGGKGVATMMGVLLALSFPAGLAVVATWLFVAKVLKISSLSALVASLLAPVYIYFIDAEMSWVIGSAVMTLILFWRHRSNIQRLLNGEESLIKKN is encoded by the coding sequence ATGGGTTATGAAATTTATCTTGCGGTAGCGTTGTCCTATCTGCTTGGATCGGTGTCGGCGGCAATTATTGTCTGTCGGGTTATGGGGTTGGGCGATCCACGCGAAGGTGGCTCCGGGAATCCTGGCGCGACCAATGTTAAACGTTTGTATGGCAATAAACCGGCTGCGGTAACTCTGTTTGGGGATATGCTTAAGGGCGTGATTCCGGTTGTGCTTGCTTATCAGCTGGGCTTTTCCAATGCGGAAGTGTTTGTCATCGGCTTTGCGGCTTTTATCGGACACTTGTATCCGCTGTTTTTCGGTTTTCGTGGCGGTAAAGGGGTGGCAACGATGATGGGCGTGCTTTTGGCGCTCTCTTTTCCGGCCGGTCTGGCGGTGGTGGCAACCTGGTTATTTGTCGCCAAGGTCTTGAAAATTTCATCGCTTTCCGCGTTGGTCGCATCCCTATTGGCTCCAGTGTATATTTATTTTATCGATGCGGAAATGAGTTGGGTGATCGGTTCGGCGGTTATGACGTTGATTCTGTTTTGGCGTCATCGCAGTAACATTCAACGTCTGCTTAACGGTGAAGAAAGTCTGATTAAAAAGAATTGA
- the folB gene encoding dihydroneopterin aldolase, which translates to MHDIIYIEGLKTDAIIGIYDWEKQQRQPLIFDLEMSVPIANAAKSDQIEDTVDYKSVADFIIEWAGNSRFDLLETLLEQLTEELFSRFSAIRHLKIKIGKPQAVPQAKTVGLIIQRSRQE; encoded by the coding sequence GTGCACGACATTATCTACATTGAAGGTCTGAAAACCGACGCGATTATCGGCATCTATGACTGGGAAAAACAACAGCGGCAACCGCTGATTTTCGATCTTGAAATGAGTGTACCGATTGCCAATGCGGCAAAAAGCGATCAGATTGAAGATACCGTCGACTACAAATCAGTGGCCGACTTTATTATCGAATGGGCTGGCAATAGCCGGTTTGACCTTTTGGAAACCCTTCTGGAACAGCTAACTGAAGAACTGTTTTCGCGTTTCAGCGCGATCCGTCATCTCAAAATCAAGATAGGTAAACCGCAAGCGGTTCCTCAGGCAAAAACCGTCGGGCTCATTATTCAACGCAGCCGACAGGAGTAA
- the purE gene encoding 5-(carboxyamino)imidazole ribonucleotide mutase: MSQQTAPLVGVIMGSKSDWPTMQHAVEMLELFGVPHEVKVVSAHRTPDLMFEYAEQAQERGLQVIIAGAGGAAHLPGMVAAKTVVPVLGVPVKSRALSGNDSLLSIVQMPGGIPVGTLAIGEAGAKNAGILAAQIVGNQYSEVREAVNRFRTEQTETVLANPDPRVE, from the coding sequence ATGTCACAACAAACAGCTCCCCTTGTTGGTGTGATTATGGGCTCTAAGTCCGATTGGCCGACAATGCAACATGCCGTTGAAATGCTGGAACTTTTTGGCGTTCCGCATGAAGTTAAAGTGGTGTCGGCACACCGTACGCCGGATTTGATGTTTGAATATGCAGAGCAGGCGCAAGAGCGCGGTCTGCAGGTGATTATTGCCGGTGCCGGCGGCGCGGCGCACCTTCCGGGAATGGTTGCGGCGAAAACCGTTGTACCCGTGCTGGGTGTGCCGGTGAAATCGCGTGCCTTGAGCGGTAATGATTCTTTGTTGTCCATCGTACAGATGCCGGGTGGAATTCCGGTGGGGACCTTGGCGATCGGCGAAGCCGGAGCGAAGAATGCCGGTATCCTGGCGGCACAAATTGTCGGAAATCAGTACTCTGAAGTACGCGAGGCGGTAAACCGTTTCCGTACTGAACAGACGGAAACCGTTCTGGCCAATCCGGATCCTCGAGTAGAGTAA
- a CDS encoding NAD(P)H-hydrate dehydratase, translated as MEPQQNLSHTHLFSAQQSRQIDRFAIQSLNMPGILLMKRAAWHAFQTTQAFYPDIRKLDILCGTGNNGGDGFALAQFAQLQGKEARIWLLGDAQKIQHDALTTFKEAQALGIPIQSISKYPSAQTHHEKRLIIDALFGTGLDRPLSAELQTLIQAINEKDLPVIALDTPSGLDSDSGRILGAAIQAQHTCSFITYKIGQFTLHGRDLCGQIHFFDLGLPDDAYRQNLADSIGMHGMRYWRDKIPKPDSTHHKGRAGVDLLIGGNSQMEGALQIAASGSLHCGAGLVHIYSPHSGYLRDIPEIQCHAPENSDLKTLIAKADAIAIGPGLGQNDWARQSLRELIENAHNKTLILDADALNLLAQKDDSEIAAIRKTLQQGHNEWILTPHPGEAARLLNCSVEDIQNDRAHAIRQLQQKYGGIVVLKGNGSLIFDGKQMELCPDGNPGMAVGGMGDLLSGIICALAAQNKNPFTAACLGVYLHANAGDKAAETFGLAGVTPSRMLDSIGKLLE; from the coding sequence ATGGAACCTCAGCAGAACTTAAGCCATACCCATTTATTCTCCGCGCAACAGAGCCGGCAGATCGACCGTTTTGCGATTCAGTCATTAAACATGCCGGGCATTCTATTAATGAAGCGTGCCGCTTGGCACGCTTTTCAGACAACGCAGGCTTTTTATCCCGATATCAGAAAATTAGACATTCTGTGCGGTACGGGTAATAACGGCGGCGACGGATTTGCTTTGGCGCAGTTCGCTCAACTTCAAGGCAAAGAGGCTCGCATCTGGCTGCTGGGCGATGCACAGAAAATCCAACATGACGCTCTGACAACATTTAAAGAAGCTCAGGCTCTTGGCATCCCGATTCAATCTATCTCAAAGTATCCCTCTGCACAAACGCATCATGAAAAACGGTTGATTATCGACGCCCTGTTCGGAACAGGACTGGATCGTCCTTTGAGCGCTGAACTGCAAACTCTTATCCAGGCGATCAACGAAAAAGACCTTCCGGTCATTGCCTTGGATACGCCAAGCGGCTTGGACAGCGACAGCGGACGGATTCTCGGTGCCGCCATTCAAGCACAGCACACCTGCAGTTTCATAACCTATAAAATAGGCCAATTCACTCTGCACGGCAGAGATCTTTGCGGGCAAATTCACTTTTTCGATCTTGGCCTTCCCGATGACGCTTACCGACAAAACCTGGCCGACAGCATCGGTATGCACGGCATGCGCTACTGGCGCGACAAAATCCCTAAACCCGACAGCACGCACCATAAAGGGCGTGCCGGAGTAGATTTATTGATCGGCGGCAACAGCCAAATGGAAGGCGCTCTGCAGATCGCCGCCTCCGGCAGCCTACATTGCGGAGCCGGACTGGTTCACATCTATAGCCCGCACAGCGGCTATCTCCGCGACATCCCGGAAATACAATGCCACGCCCCGGAGAACAGCGATCTCAAAACCTTAATCGCAAAAGCCGACGCCATCGCGATCGGGCCCGGCCTAGGCCAGAATGACTGGGCTCGGCAAAGCCTGCGAGAGCTTATCGAAAATGCACACAACAAAACCCTGATCCTGGATGCCGACGCACTAAACCTTCTGGCGCAAAAAGACGATTCGGAAATTGCCGCTATTCGCAAAACTTTGCAACAAGGCCATAACGAATGGATTTTAACGCCTCACCCCGGAGAAGCCGCTCGCCTGTTAAATTGCTCTGTAGAAGATATTCAAAACGACCGGGCTCACGCCATTCGCCAACTGCAGCAAAAATACGGCGGCATCGTCGTTTTAAAAGGCAATGGCAGCTTAATCTTCGATGGCAAACAAATGGAACTCTGTCCGGACGGCAATCCGGGAATGGCGGTTGGAGGAATGGGGGATTTGTTAAGCGGAATTATCTGCGCTCTTGCGGCGCAGAACAAGAACCCTTTTACGGCGGCTTGTCTGGGTGTCTATCTGCACGCCAATGCGGGGGACAAGGCAGCCGAGACTTTTGGTCTCGCTGGGGTCACACCAAGCAGAATGCTCGATTCGATCGGCAAACTGCTTGAATAA